Proteins encoded together in one Methanobrevibacter sp. V74 window:
- a CDS encoding adenylyltransferase/cytidyltransferase family protein, which yields MKVMATGTFDILHPGHGVYLEESKKLGGEDAELYVVVARDATVKKRKRIPIVGEDQRLELIKMLKPVTDAYLGDANGDIFKIVREIDPDIITVGADQIHNISKLQEAIDKRGLKAKAMRIEKYRDCELDSSCKIIKKVKRTNFEGKILDNCED from the coding sequence ATGAAAGTAATGGCGACCGGAACGTTCGATATACTCCACCCAGGACATGGGGTTTACTTAGAAGAGTCAAAAAAACTTGGTGGAGAAGATGCTGAGCTTTATGTTGTTGTGGCAAGAGATGCAACAGTTAAGAAAAGAAAAAGAATACCTATTGTTGGAGAGGACCAACGTTTAGAATTAATTAAAATGTTAAAGCCTGTAACTGACGCTTATCTCGGTGATGCAAATGGAGATATCTTTAAAATTGTTCGTGAAATCGACCCGGACATTATCACAGTTGGAGCTGATCAAATACATAACATTAGTAAATTACAGGAAGCAATTGATAAAAGAGGATTAAAAGCTAAAGCTATGCGAATAGAAAAATATCGCGATTGTGAACTTGACAGCAGCTGCAAAATTATTAAAAAAGTAAAAAGAACCAACTTTGAAGGTAAAATTTTAGATAATTGTGAAGATTAA
- the hisA gene encoding 1-(5-phosphoribosyl)-5-[(5-phosphoribosylamino)methylideneamino]imidazole-4-carboxamide isomerase, whose translation MSFKKDEMLIMPAVDIKNGKCVQLVQGKPGSEMVEIENPEEIALHWQDLGAKTIHIIDLDGTIDGVVNFPVIKKILKEISVPIQLGGGIRNVEYAKKLLDLDIERLIIGTMGIQHPKTIEELSKEYGSDRIMISLDSKNNKVVIKGWQEKIDKSPSELSNEFKEHGAGSILFTNVDVEGLLGGFYTEPVEELKKSVDLPIVYSGGITTIEDIKKLKESDVEGIVIGSALYKDKIDLSEALKYQKRI comes from the coding sequence ATGTCATTTAAAAAAGATGAAATGTTAATAATGCCTGCAGTCGATATAAAAAACGGCAAATGTGTTCAGCTTGTTCAGGGAAAACCTGGAAGCGAAATGGTTGAAATAGAAAACCCCGAAGAAATTGCTCTCCATTGGCAAGATTTGGGAGCTAAAACTATACATATTATTGACCTAGATGGAACAATTGATGGAGTTGTCAACTTTCCAGTGATTAAAAAAATCTTAAAAGAAATATCAGTTCCGATTCAACTTGGCGGCGGGATCAGAAATGTTGAATATGCTAAAAAACTCTTAGATTTAGATATTGAAAGATTAATAATTGGAACAATGGGAATTCAACACCCTAAAACCATTGAAGAACTTTCAAAAGAATATGGTTCAGACAGAATTATGATTTCGCTTGACAGTAAAAACAACAAAGTGGTTATTAAAGGATGGCAAGAAAAAATTGATAAAAGCCCATCAGAATTATCTAACGAGTTTAAAGAACATGGTGCAGGCAGTATTTTATTTACAAACGTTGACGTTGAAGGATTATTAGGTGGATTTTACACTGAACCCGTAGAAGAGTTAAAAAAATCTGTAGATTTGCCAATCGTGTATTCAGGTGGAATCACCACAATAGAAGACATCAAAAAATTAAAGGAAAGTGATGTGGAAGGAATTGTAATCGGTTCTGCACTTTATAAAGATAAAATTGATTTAAGTGAAGCTTTAAAATATCAAAAGAGGATTTAA
- a CDS encoding AraC family transcriptional regulator: MNENLYKLFGKVVISDFNIVDEGLKKTFELGNNSEYGELVTYSIFPGIVISYIDVYVENINDLFIEEKVNNRLLEINHCLEGRYSYEVADDKTVYFGKGDLCVSVYNLTKSISDFPLNYYKGLEIFIDVDIANDYIKEYIPDFDLIGLYESLYSSQGYMLARSNDKIDHVIGELYNVDERIKDSYYKLKCCELLLFFSITDFSKDESISLSKKQADIINHVHNDLINDLESKITIEELAKKYGISKTSIKNCFKEVYGKPIFKWRKEYKLDYACKLIEEGDYSISEISKMVGYASPSKFSQAFKEYVGCTPRDYKI; this comes from the coding sequence ATGAATGAAAATCTCTATAAACTGTTTGGCAAAGTTGTAATTTCTGATTTTAATATTGTTGATGAAGGATTAAAAAAGACATTTGAGCTGGGAAATAATTCTGAATACGGTGAACTGGTGACATATTCAATTTTTCCAGGAATTGTAATTTCTTATATTGATGTATATGTCGAGAATATAAATGATTTATTTATTGAAGAAAAAGTTAATAATCGATTATTGGAAATTAATCATTGCTTGGAAGGCAGATATTCATATGAAGTTGCTGATGATAAAACGGTTTATTTTGGAAAAGGAGATTTATGCGTTAGCGTTTACAATTTAACTAAATCTATTTCTGATTTTCCATTAAACTATTATAAAGGTTTGGAGATTTTCATTGATGTAGATATTGCTAATGATTATATTAAGGAATATATCCCGGATTTTGATTTGATTGGATTATATGAAAGTTTATATTCTTCTCAGGGGTATATGCTAGCTAGATCTAATGATAAAATAGATCATGTAATTGGTGAATTATACAATGTTGATGAAAGAATTAAAGATTCTTATTATAAATTAAAATGTTGTGAATTATTATTATTTTTCTCAATAACTGATTTTTCAAAGGATGAATCCATTTCATTATCCAAAAAACAAGCAGATATAATTAATCATGTTCATAATGATTTGATTAATGATTTAGAAAGTAAAATCACCATTGAAGAGCTTGCTAAGAAGTATGGTATTAGTAAAACTTCTATTAAGAATTGTTTTAAGGAAGTTTATGGAAAACCTATTTTTAAATGGAGAAAAGAGTATAAACTTGATTATGCTTGCAAATTAATTGAAGAAGGGGATTATTCTATTAGTGAAATATCAAAAATGGTTGGATATGCTTCTCCTTCAAAATTTAGCCAGGCTTTTAAAGAGTATGTTGGTTGCACACCAAGGGACTACAAAATTTAA
- a CDS encoding ABC transporter ATP-binding protein has protein sequence MPNAQNKNKFIRLLNYSGNYKYLTILGCVLSAISAIFLLIPFVYIWDVVNEILMVAPNFSQAQNLGEYAFKAFLYAFLGILINFVGLMCTHLSAFRNEKNMKNAAMNHLLTLPLGYFSNHTSGGLRKVIDFSTSKTEGFLAHKIFDFVGAVVTPIVFLILLFSFDWLLGLICLIPIILCFILMYPMFSGESQNLMIQYQIYLEKMNAEAVEYVRGIPVTKAFQQTVFSFKNFIDAIRNYGRFSANYALSTQLPMTAFTVSINGFFALLIPAGILLAGSLIDIKFLSNFIFYVIFTPMCAVMMNKIMMVSQDWMLASHALDSIEEILNEEPLVESSNPQKPKNNSIEFEGVVFDYENTDSDEHILNDINLKINENDSIALVGPSGGGKTTIASLIPRFWDVNQGSIKIGDVDVKDISIKELMENISFVFQNTTLFKDSIYKNVAIGRKGASREEVRRALSLAQCDDIIDDLPEGIDTIIGSEGTYLSGGQQQRIALARAILKDAPIIILDEATALSDPENEYMIQKAISEITKDKTVIMIAHRLSTIKNVDKIFVIDNGRIVEEGNHDDLVENEGLYSRMWDEFNRSIQWKVKSEVI, from the coding sequence ATGCCAAACGCTCAAAATAAAAATAAATTTATCCGATTACTGAATTATTCTGGAAATTATAAATATTTAACCATTTTAGGTTGTGTATTATCAGCTATAAGTGCAATATTTTTGTTAATTCCTTTTGTATATATTTGGGATGTTGTTAATGAGATATTGATGGTGGCTCCAAATTTTTCTCAAGCACAAAACTTAGGGGAATATGCATTTAAAGCATTTCTCTATGCATTTTTGGGGATTTTAATTAATTTCGTTGGTTTGATGTGCACTCACCTGTCAGCTTTTAGAAACGAAAAAAATATGAAAAATGCAGCCATGAACCATTTGCTCACCCTGCCTTTAGGATACTTTTCAAATCATACAAGTGGTGGTTTGAGAAAAGTCATTGATTTCAGTACTTCAAAAACTGAAGGATTCCTTGCTCATAAGATATTTGATTTTGTGGGGGCAGTTGTAACTCCAATAGTATTTTTAATATTATTATTTAGTTTCGATTGGTTATTAGGTTTAATTTGTCTTATTCCAATTATATTGTGTTTTATATTGATGTATCCAATGTTTTCAGGTGAATCACAAAATTTAATGATTCAATATCAAATATACTTGGAAAAAATGAATGCTGAAGCAGTTGAATATGTAAGGGGAATACCTGTTACAAAAGCATTTCAACAAACTGTTTTTTCATTTAAAAATTTCATTGATGCAATTAGGAATTATGGAAGATTTTCAGCAAATTATGCTTTGTCAACTCAACTTCCAATGACTGCATTCACTGTATCTATTAACGGATTTTTTGCGCTGTTGATTCCAGCAGGAATATTACTTGCCGGATCCCTTATTGATATAAAATTCTTATCTAATTTTATATTTTATGTAATATTTACACCAATGTGTGCAGTAATGATGAATAAAATTATGATGGTTTCACAGGATTGGATGCTTGCATCTCATGCCCTTGACAGTATTGAGGAAATTTTAAATGAAGAACCGTTAGTTGAATCTTCAAATCCTCAAAAACCTAAAAATAATTCAATAGAGTTTGAAGGGGTTGTATTTGATTATGAAAATACTGATTCAGATGAGCACATCTTAAATGATATTAATTTAAAAATCAATGAAAATGATTCAATTGCATTGGTCGGACCTTCTGGTGGAGGTAAAACTACAATCGCTTCTTTAATTCCAAGATTTTGGGATGTAAATCAGGGTTCCATTAAAATAGGGGATGTTGATGTAAAGGATATTTCCATAAAAGAGTTAATGGAAAATATTTCCTTTGTATTCCAAAATACCACTTTATTTAAAGATTCAATTTACAAAAATGTAGCAATTGGTCGCAAAGGTGCTTCAAGAGAAGAGGTTAGAAGAGCTTTAAGCCTTGCACAATGTGATGATATTATAGATGATCTTCCTGAAGGAATTGATACTATAATCGGAAGTGAAGGAACCTATCTTTCAGGAGGTCAACAACAAAGAATAGCTCTTGCAAGAGCAATACTTAAAGATGCTCCAATAATTATTTTAGATGAAGCAACTGCATTGTCTGATCCTGAAAATGAATACATGATTCAAAAAGCAATTTCAGAAATTACAAAAGATAAAACTGTTATTATGATTGCACATAGATTATCTACTATTAAAAATGTAGATAAGATATTTGTAATTGATAATGGAAGGATTGTAGAAGAAGGTAATCATGATGATTTAGTTGAAAATGAAGGATTGTATTCAAGAATGTGGGATGAATTTAATCGCTCTATTCAATGGAAAGTTAAAAGTGAGGTGATTTAA
- a CDS encoding ABC transporter ATP-binding protein yields the protein MLSEYFIERFGLTKKGADNLIKGIIYTSLQNISFMFPVGLYAALLYIWINPLIGGEIIDPNLGMFIVAILIVLGIIFALSWKQYHFVYNTTYIESENRRINLGENLRKLPLSFFERRDLADLTSTIMNDCTDLEHVFSHAIPQLIGSIVSLIFVAIGLLIFDWRLGIALLWVVPVAFLILFISRKIIKKGSNIVMADLLECGDSMQECIDSIRDLKSYNYENDYYSKLVRITSNIEKSRIKSELMSSVGVITGNIVLKLGIISVIFVGSYLIMNGQISIYTLLIFLIAAASIYNPVENGLLFLAEILIMDNKIDRSKEIERQVIEGGLIDYSLDGYDIEFNEVNFNYDNLKDVLTDINFTAHQGEVTALVGPSGGGKSTLSKLSARFWDPVSGTVSLGGQDLSKLDSEKLLENFSIVFQDVVLFNDSILENIRVGRKDATDEEVIEVAKLAECDEFVQKLPEGYNTVIGENGELLSGGQRQRISIARALLKDADVILLDEATSFLDVENETKIQKALSTLIKNKTVMIIAHRMRTIANADKIVVLDDGKIAEQGTPDELIANDGLFKKMVDLQKLSGEWEI from the coding sequence ATGTTATCCGAATATTTTATTGAAAGATTTGGACTAACTAAAAAAGGTGCTGATAATTTAATTAAAGGAATAATATACACATCACTTCAGAACATTTCATTCATGTTTCCAGTAGGATTATATGCAGCATTACTTTACATATGGATTAATCCGTTAATTGGTGGTGAGATAATTGATCCTAACTTGGGGATGTTTATTGTAGCAATTTTAATTGTTTTAGGAATCATATTTGCACTTTCATGGAAACAATATCATTTTGTATATAATACTACCTATATTGAAAGTGAAAATAGAAGAATCAATCTTGGTGAAAATTTAAGGAAGCTGCCGTTATCCTTTTTTGAAAGAAGAGACTTAGCAGATTTAACATCAACAATTATGAATGATTGTACTGATTTAGAGCATGTTTTTTCACATGCAATTCCACAATTGATTGGTTCTATTGTTTCATTAATATTTGTTGCAATTGGTTTATTGATCTTTGATTGGAGATTAGGCATTGCACTTTTATGGGTGGTTCCAGTTGCATTTTTAATATTATTTATTTCAAGAAAAATAATTAAAAAAGGTTCCAATATTGTAATGGCTGATTTACTTGAATGTGGAGATTCTATGCAAGAATGTATAGATTCAATTCGTGATTTAAAATCATATAATTATGAAAATGATTATTATTCTAAACTAGTTAGAATCACATCTAATATTGAGAAGTCAAGAATTAAATCAGAATTGATGTCATCTGTAGGAGTTATTACTGGAAATATTGTTTTAAAATTAGGAATTATTTCAGTAATTTTTGTAGGTTCATATTTGATAATGAATGGTCAGATTTCAATTTATACACTTTTAATCTTTTTAATTGCTGCTGCATCAATATATAATCCAGTTGAAAATGGATTACTATTTTTAGCTGAAATATTGATTATGGATAATAAAATTGATAGAAGTAAGGAAATTGAACGCCAAGTTATTGAAGGCGGATTGATTGACTATTCATTAGATGGTTATGATATTGAATTTAATGAGGTTAATTTTAATTATGACAATTTAAAAGACGTTTTAACTGATATTAATTTCACAGCTCATCAAGGTGAAGTAACTGCACTTGTAGGACCTTCTGGTGGAGGTAAAAGTACTCTATCTAAATTATCTGCGAGATTCTGGGATCCAGTTTCTGGTACAGTATCTCTTGGAGGTCAGGATTTATCTAAATTAGATTCCGAAAAACTTCTAGAAAACTTTTCAATCGTTTTCCAGGATGTTGTATTATTTAATGATTCTATTTTAGAAAACATACGTGTTGGCCGAAAAGATGCAACTGACGAAGAGGTAATTGAAGTAGCTAAACTTGCAGAATGTGATGAATTTGTTCAAAAACTTCCAGAGGGTTATAATACGGTCATTGGTGAAAATGGCGAGTTATTGTCTGGTGGTCAAAGACAAAGAATTTCTATTGCAAGAGCTTTACTTAAAGATGCTGATGTTATCCTTTTAGATGAAGCTACATCCTTTTTAGATGTAGAAAACGAAACAAAAATTCAAAAAGCTTTATCCACTTTAATTAAAAATAAAACAGTCATGATTATCGCTCATAGAATGCGTACTATTGCAAATGCAGATAAAATCGTTGTTTTGGATGATGGTAAAATCGCTGAACAAGGAACACCTGATGAGTTAATAGCTAATGACGGATTATTTAAAAAGATGGTGGATTTACAAAAATTAAGTGGAGAATGGGAAATTTAA
- a CDS encoding MptD family putative ECF transporter S component — protein sequence MSERFNIKDLITVGIFSVMLTVVIFIFGMLGFIPGIMVALPIIIALVCGIPYMLFITRVSKFGMVTLMGLILGIVMFLSGHTWVPLIIFTSSALIADCILKMGNYSSIKHVIVSYGFFILGIMGNMLPFFILRDYYIKSMAASMGKEYVDFVLPFLKPEFCIVLIVLTFVFGLLSAYIGKLVLKKHFEKAGIA from the coding sequence ATGAGTGAAAGATTTAATATAAAAGACTTAATCACTGTTGGTATTTTTTCAGTGATGTTGACTGTAGTAATTTTTATTTTCGGAATGTTAGGTTTTATACCTGGAATAATGGTAGCGCTTCCAATTATTATAGCATTGGTTTGTGGAATCCCATATATGTTATTTATAACTAGGGTTTCTAAATTTGGAATGGTTACTTTGATGGGTTTAATTTTAGGAATTGTGATGTTTTTAAGTGGTCATACATGGGTTCCATTAATCATATTTACTTCCAGTGCTTTAATTGCAGATTGTATCTTAAAAATGGGTAATTATTCATCTATTAAACATGTTATTGTTAGTTATGGATTTTTTATATTGGGTATAATGGGTAATATGTTGCCATTTTTCATTTTAAGAGATTATTATATAAAATCTATGGCCGCTTCAATGGGCAAGGAATATGTGGATTTTGTTCTCCCATTCTTAAAACCAGAGTTTTGCATTGTACTAATAGTTCTAACATTCGTCTTTGGATTATTAAGTGCATATATTGGAAAATTGGTATTGAAAAAACACTTTGAAAAAGCAGGTATAGCTTAA
- a CDS encoding energy-coupling factor transporter transmembrane component T yields MGLELNFNIDPRTKIIILVLLSFMVFNDVSLYISGILVLIPCICLLFSNHVKSAVIYIIIYIIAKCLQNFILPTSTGILTILFVSFSYIATRMLSIMMMGYYTINTTKVSEFVTSMEKSKVPKSIIIPLSVVFRYIPSVIEEIKSITNAMKMRGFGLNFKSLKNLLKLVEFYMIPILISAVKTSDELSAASLTRGLSNPKQRTHLYEVKFKIWDFLLLAITFIGFGFYIYNFIGGRLFA; encoded by the coding sequence ATGGGATTAGAACTGAATTTTAATATTGATCCAAGAACCAAAATTATTATTCTTGTATTGTTAAGTTTCATGGTTTTTAATGATGTTTCATTATATATTAGTGGTATTTTAGTTTTAATTCCATGTATTTGTTTATTGTTTTCCAATCATGTTAAATCTGCAGTAATATACATTATAATCTACATAATTGCTAAATGTCTTCAAAATTTCATTCTTCCAACTTCAACAGGTATTTTAACAATATTGTTTGTGTCTTTTAGTTATATTGCCACTAGAATGTTGTCCATTATGATGATGGGATATTATACAATAAATACAACAAAAGTAAGTGAATTTGTGACATCAATGGAAAAAAGTAAGGTGCCCAAATCTATTATTATTCCACTTTCAGTCGTGTTTAGATATATTCCATCAGTTATTGAAGAAATAAAATCAATTACTAATGCAATGAAAATGAGAGGATTTGGTTTAAACTTTAAATCTCTAAAAAATCTGTTAAAACTAGTTGAGTTTTATATGATTCCAATTTTGATTAGTGCTGTTAAAACATCAGATGAACTATCTGCGGCTTCTCTAACAAGAGGCCTAAGTAATCCTAAACAGCGAACTCATTTATATGAAGTTAAATTTAAAATATGGGATTTCCTACTTTTAGCTATTACTTTTATTGGTTTTGGATTTTATATTTATAATTTCATTGGAGGTAGATTATTTGCTTAA
- a CDS encoding energy-coupling factor ABC transporter ATP-binding protein: MLKMDKVSFSYGNNGNGNNLTDINSNIKKGEVILLCGESGCGKTTMTRFFNGLIPNFFDGKREGEVYLNDKSVSKLPIYEISEHIGSVFQNPKTQFFNVDTTSELVFGCENLGFEENEIKNRLKSVVNDFDLKQLLDKNIFKLSGGEKQKIACASVSATFPEILVLDEPSSNLDSQSSWNLEDIIKKWKSQGKTVIIAEHKLFFLKDVIDRVIFLKDGKIANEYSASDFKNLDYRKLGLRQLNLDNINCKRKNYYSSKNEFLELRNFKLNYGKTQALNIENAKIPKNEIIAIIGKNGAGKSTFANCLCGLKRSCKGELFFEGKVLKRKDRLKKTYMVMQDVNHQLFTESVLDEVLLSMDEENEKLAEEILTNLNLIDLKDSHPMALSGGEKQRVAIASAIASKKEILIFDEPTSGLDLKNMMKVSQNLVYLQKMGITSFIITHDFELIMEACSHILHFCGGEIIDNYKTDEAKLKKFFLRN; the protein is encoded by the coding sequence TTGCTTAAAATGGATAAAGTTTCATTTTCCTATGGGAATAATGGCAATGGGAATAATTTAACTGACATTAATTCAAATATTAAAAAAGGTGAGGTTATCCTTCTTTGTGGCGAGTCTGGTTGTGGAAAAACAACAATGACTCGTTTTTTTAATGGTCTTATTCCTAACTTTTTTGATGGAAAAAGGGAAGGTGAAGTTTATTTAAATGATAAATCAGTTAGTAAATTGCCAATATATGAAATTTCAGAACATATTGGTTCGGTTTTTCAAAATCCCAAAACACAGTTTTTCAATGTGGATACTACTTCTGAATTAGTTTTCGGATGTGAAAACTTGGGTTTTGAAGAAAATGAAATTAAAAATAGATTAAAATCTGTTGTAAATGATTTTGATTTAAAACAGTTGCTTGATAAAAATATTTTTAAATTATCTGGTGGTGAAAAACAGAAAATTGCTTGCGCCTCGGTTTCAGCCACTTTTCCAGAAATTTTAGTTTTAGATGAACCTTCATCTAATTTAGATTCACAATCAAGTTGGAATTTGGAAGATATCATAAAGAAATGGAAATCACAAGGTAAAACAGTTATCATTGCAGAACATAAATTATTCTTTTTAAAAGATGTTATTGATCGAGTAATTTTTTTAAAAGATGGAAAAATTGCTAATGAGTATTCAGCTTCTGATTTTAAAAATTTAGATTATAGAAAATTGGGTTTAAGACAATTAAACTTAGATAATATAAATTGCAAAAGAAAGAATTATTATTCTTCAAAAAATGAATTTTTAGAACTTAGAAATTTTAAACTTAATTATGGCAAAACTCAAGCTTTAAATATTGAGAATGCTAAAATTCCAAAAAATGAGATAATAGCAATTATTGGGAAAAATGGCGCTGGAAAATCCACTTTTGCAAATTGTTTATGTGGTCTTAAAAGATCATGTAAAGGAGAGCTATTTTTCGAGGGTAAAGTGTTAAAAAGAAAAGACAGATTAAAAAAGACATATATGGTAATGCAAGATGTAAATCATCAGTTATTTACTGAAAGTGTTTTAGATGAAGTATTATTAAGTATGGATGAGGAAAATGAAAAACTCGCTGAAGAAATTTTAACCAACTTGAATTTGATTGATTTAAAAGATTCTCATCCTATGGCTTTATCTGGGGGAGAAAAACAAAGAGTAGCTATTGCATCTGCAATTGCTTCTAAAAAAGAAATATTAATTTTTGATGAACCAACAAGTGGGCTTGATTTAAAAAATATGATGAAAGTTAGCCAAAACCTTGTTTATCTTCAAAAAATGGGAATCACATCATTTATTATAACTCATGACTTCGAGTTAATTATGGAGGCCTGTTCTCATATATTGCATTTCTGTGGTGGGGAAATTATTGACAATTATAAAACCGATGAGGCAAAATTAAAGAAATTCTTTTTAAGAAATTGA
- a CDS encoding ABC transporter ATP-binding protein: MSTIIEFKNVSKIYKSGGHVLKAMDNVNFTIDEGEFVVILGPSGAGKSTLLNLLGGLDSVTSGEIIVKGNHVESFNDNQLTEYRANNVGFIFQFYNLIPNLTALENVELMKDIVDVNINGEAVLSSVGLEDHSNQFPAQLSGGEQQRVSIARAVAKQPTMLLCDEPTGALDSKTGVLILNLLQDMSNNQNTTVVIVTHNAILAEAADKVIRIKNGQIEDMAINENPKKVTDLEW, translated from the coding sequence ATGAGCACAATTATCGAATTTAAGAATGTGAGCAAGATCTATAAATCTGGCGGTCACGTTTTAAAAGCTATGGACAATGTTAATTTTACAATCGATGAAGGGGAGTTTGTTGTAATTCTGGGACCCTCAGGAGCGGGCAAATCAACACTTCTAAATTTATTGGGAGGTCTTGATTCAGTTACTTCTGGTGAAATCATTGTTAAAGGCAATCATGTTGAATCATTTAATGATAATCAACTAACTGAATACAGAGCTAATAATGTTGGATTTATTTTCCAATTTTATAACTTGATTCCTAATTTAACTGCATTGGAAAATGTTGAATTAATGAAAGATATTGTGGATGTAAATATCAATGGTGAAGCTGTACTTTCATCAGTTGGTCTTGAGGATCATTCAAATCAATTCCCAGCACAATTATCTGGAGGGGAACAGCAAAGAGTATCAATTGCAAGAGCTGTTGCAAAACAACCTACTATGCTTTTATGTGATGAACCGACAGGTGCACTTGATTCAAAAACAGGTGTGTTGATTCTCAATTTACTTCAAGATATGAGTAACAACCAAAACACAACTGTCGTTATAGTAACACACAATGCAATACTTGCAGAAGCGGCCGATAAAGTAATCAGAATTAAAAATGGTCAAATTGAAGATATGGCAATTAATGAAAATCCTAAAAAAGTAACTGATTTAGAATGGTGA